The following coding sequences are from one Paenibacillus tundrae window:
- a CDS encoding thioredoxin family protein, translated as MMKHQIINSIEDIDICLQHHSLVLLYVSQEECSVCHAILPKLMKLLTNYPHIEFIQVDAKQVTEVAGRFLIFSVPTFIMFYEQKELFREGRFVQFESLENRIQQIYNSIAF; from the coding sequence ATGATGAAACATCAAATAATCAACTCTATTGAAGATATTGATATATGTTTACAACATCATTCTTTAGTTTTACTGTATGTTTCACAAGAAGAATGTTCTGTCTGTCACGCGATTCTCCCCAAATTAATGAAGCTTTTGACAAACTATCCTCATATTGAATTCATACAAGTGGATGCAAAGCAAGTTACAGAAGTTGCGGGGCGTTTTTTAATTTTTTCAGTCCCGACATTCATCATGTTCTATGAGCAAAAAGAATTGTTCCGAGAAGGTAGATTCGTACAGTTTGAATCTCTTGAGAATCGTATTCAGCAAATCTATAATTCTATAGCGTTTTGA
- a CDS encoding DUF6254 family protein, translating into MARQKKRQEAAWKSRKQEQHPHGKIRSLKEISSEYDEKHTTD; encoded by the coding sequence ATGGCTCGCCAGAAGAAAAGGCAGGAAGCTGCTTGGAAGTCACGAAAGCAAGAACAGCACCCTCATGGTAAAATCAGATCGCTCAAAGAAATATCAAGCGAGTATGATGAGAAACATACTACGGATTAA
- a CDS encoding SDR family NAD(P)-dependent oxidoreductase, which translates to MGKLQDKVAVITGGASGIGAATARLFVSEGAKVVLVDLNEEKGKAFEQELKALKADALFIKANITSEQEVADIFKQTVEAFGRVDIVFNNAGIGRVHPSHELDYAEWRNTVNVDLDGVFLVARESIREMLKIGGGTIVNTASMYGWVGSPGSAAYNAAKGGVVNLTRSLALEYAENNIRVNSLCPGFIDTPIIPEESKQALSAATPMKRLGQAEEMAKAVLFLASDDSSYMTGNSLIVDGGYTAQ; encoded by the coding sequence ATGGGCAAACTTCAAGATAAAGTAGCAGTTATCACAGGAGGAGCATCTGGGATTGGCGCAGCGACAGCACGTCTTTTCGTTTCTGAAGGTGCCAAAGTGGTCTTGGTGGATCTGAATGAAGAAAAAGGGAAGGCGTTCGAGCAGGAACTGAAAGCGCTTAAAGCAGATGCCCTCTTTATTAAAGCTAACATCACCAGTGAACAAGAGGTTGCGGATATTTTCAAACAAACGGTCGAGGCTTTTGGCCGAGTGGATATCGTATTCAACAACGCAGGGATCGGACGTGTGCATCCTTCACATGAACTGGACTATGCAGAATGGCGCAATACAGTCAACGTAGACTTGGACGGCGTATTCTTGGTTGCACGTGAATCCATTCGCGAAATGCTGAAAATTGGTGGAGGCACGATCGTTAACACGGCATCCATGTACGGATGGGTTGGTTCACCTGGTTCTGCAGCGTACAATGCAGCCAAAGGCGGTGTCGTGAATTTGACTCGTTCGCTTGCGCTGGAATATGCAGAAAATAACATTCGGGTTAACTCATTATGCCCAGGATTTATCGATACACCGATTATTCCTGAAGAGAGCAAACAGGCTCTTTCTGCAGCAACACCAATGAAACGTCTTGGTCAAGCAGAAGAAATGGCAAAAGCTGTTCTGTTCCTGGCGAGTGACGATTCTTCCTATATGACAGGCAACAGTCTGATCGTAGACGGTGGATACACTGCTCAATAA
- a CDS encoding TetR/AcrR family transcriptional regulator, whose protein sequence is MNDELIVTTQHRNRTKEHLKAALIQLIKKKGFHAVSVKDIVEQAGYNRSTFYLHYQDKYILSEELLNMELEGLRGAVGKPYWHGQKVLTNKLTAESFQIVDYIYEHRDFFELIQYDDTLPGLHTGFPQTILKIYEEQFIFETINNSPVNMEYFKYYTAYGFFGLLNNWILSGYRESRDTFIQNVIELTRTHIHSFQYVGDKFE, encoded by the coding sequence ATGAATGATGAACTTATTGTGACAACTCAACATCGTAATCGTACCAAAGAACACCTCAAAGCAGCCTTAATTCAGCTCATTAAGAAAAAAGGCTTCCACGCTGTGTCGGTGAAGGATATCGTAGAGCAAGCGGGTTATAATCGCAGCACATTTTATTTACACTATCAGGATAAATATATTCTAAGCGAAGAATTATTAAATATGGAGCTCGAAGGATTGCGAGGTGCGGTAGGCAAACCCTATTGGCATGGTCAAAAGGTTCTGACAAACAAGCTTACTGCCGAATCTTTTCAGATCGTGGACTATATTTACGAACACCGTGACTTCTTTGAACTGATTCAATACGATGATACGTTACCCGGTCTACATACAGGATTTCCGCAAACAATACTTAAAATCTATGAGGAACAATTTATCTTCGAGACGATCAACAACTCCCCAGTGAACATGGAGTATTTCAAGTACTATACCGCATACGGTTTCTTTGGACTATTAAACAATTGGATCTTAAGCGGATATCGTGAATCACGCGACACATTTATCCAAAACGTCATTGAACTCACAAGAACGCATATTCACTCTTTTCAGTATGTGGGCGACAAATTTGAGTAA